Proteins found in one Deltaproteobacteria bacterium GWC2_65_14 genomic segment:
- a CDS encoding non-canonical purine NTP pyrophosphatase, RdgB/HAM1 family codes for MKLLIATRNRGKVAEMKALLGMGALKNVEVVTLADMPNVGDPREEGKTFRENAKIKAMYHAQALKVLCVADDSGLAVEALGGRPGVMSARYAGPKATDPENTALLLDDLKPHPRPWKAAFVCVAIAVLPGRVVAESEGRIEGEIVPVPRGTGGFGYDPVFRVEGSAKTMAELTLEEKNRASHRGKAMRGLIEELKKSGVFG; via the coding sequence ATGAAACTTCTGATCGCGACCCGGAATCGGGGGAAGGTGGCGGAGATGAAGGCGCTGCTCGGGATGGGGGCGCTGAAGAACGTGGAGGTAGTCACGCTGGCGGACATGCCGAACGTCGGCGATCCCCGCGAGGAGGGAAAAACCTTCCGGGAGAACGCGAAGATCAAGGCGATGTATCACGCGCAGGCGCTGAAGGTCCTCTGCGTCGCGGACGACTCCGGTTTGGCCGTCGAGGCGCTGGGAGGACGTCCGGGGGTGATGTCGGCGCGGTACGCCGGGCCGAAGGCCACCGACCCGGAGAACACCGCCCTTCTCCTGGACGACCTGAAGCCGCACCCGAGGCCCTGGAAGGCGGCGTTCGTCTGCGTGGCGATCGCGGTCCTCCCCGGGAGGGTGGTCGCGGAGTCGGAAGGCCGGATCGAGGGGGAGATCGTGCCCGTCCCGCGGGGGACCGGCGGGTTCGGCTACGACCCCGTGTTCCGCGTGGAGGGGAGCGCGAAGACGATGGCGGAATTGACCCTCGAGGAGAAGAACCGGGCCAGCCACCGCGGAAAGGCGATGCGGGGGCTCATCGAGGAACTGAAGAAGAGCGGGGTGTTCGGGTAA
- a CDS encoding ribonuclease PH yields MRAGGRKAFEIRETSVVSPVQKDAEGSVLFGMGETKVVCAASVEDRLPPFLRGSGKGWVTAEYGMLPRATNTRTQREGRTGKVQGRTLEIQRLIGRSLRAVVDLSRLGERTITVDCDVLQADGGTRTAAVNGAWISLWQACGRLAGSGVISGNPVREPVAAVSVGVVGGRILVDLDYAEDSAAEVDMNVVMTGSGKLIEVQGTAEGEPFSRERLDRMLDAAVRAGKRILRIQREWMGRGR; encoded by the coding sequence GTGCGCGCAGGCGGTCGGAAGGCGTTCGAGATCCGGGAAACCTCCGTAGTCTCCCCGGTGCAGAAGGATGCGGAAGGGTCGGTCCTCTTCGGGATGGGGGAGACGAAGGTGGTCTGCGCGGCGTCGGTGGAGGACCGGCTTCCGCCGTTCCTTCGCGGCTCCGGGAAGGGCTGGGTGACCGCCGAGTACGGGATGCTTCCCCGGGCGACGAACACCCGGACGCAGCGGGAGGGGCGCACGGGCAAGGTGCAGGGGCGGACCCTGGAGATCCAGCGGCTGATCGGGAGGTCGCTGCGGGCCGTCGTGGACCTCTCCCGGCTCGGAGAGCGGACGATCACCGTCGACTGCGACGTCCTCCAGGCCGACGGCGGGACCCGGACCGCCGCCGTCAACGGGGCCTGGATCTCCCTCTGGCAGGCCTGCGGCCGGCTGGCCGGATCCGGCGTGATTTCCGGGAACCCGGTCCGGGAGCCGGTGGCGGCGGTGAGCGTGGGGGTGGTGGGCGGCCGGATCCTGGTCGACCTCGACTACGCGGAGGACTCGGCCGCCGAGGTGGACATGAACGTGGTGATGACCGGAAGCGGAAAGCTGATCGAGGTCCAGGGGACCGCCGAGGGGGAGCCGTTCTCGCGGGAGCGGCTGGACAGGATGCTCGACGCGGCGGTGCGCGCGGGAAAACGGATCCTCAGGATCCAGAGGGAGTGGATGGGGAGAGGGCGATGA
- a CDS encoding NAD(P) transhydrogenase subunit alpha, protein MIVGVPKETFPGERRVALTPHVLPALAKAGISVLLERGAGVRAGFPDEEYSGKGGTIASRREELFGTADAILQVLALDANRPAGRDDLDRMRPGQILVGMADPLSAPEGIREAASRNVSVFALELLPRISRAQSMDVLSSMATVAGYKAVLLAADALPRFFPLLMTAAGTVSPARVLVLGAGVAGLTAIATARRLGALVEAYDVRPAVKEQVESLGARFLEIPLPQGEAEDAGGYAKEAGEEFLRRQRETMAEAVSRSDVVITTAQVPGRKAPLLVTRRMAEAMAPGSVIVDLASEQGGNCELTRPGEIVSANGVTVLGPVNLPSELPYHASRMYAKNVSTFLLHLVRDGKIVLDLTDEIVRGTLAAHGGEVVHPRVREALGLPPLDSAPERTP, encoded by the coding sequence ATGATCGTCGGAGTGCCGAAAGAGACCTTTCCCGGGGAACGGCGGGTGGCCCTGACCCCGCACGTCCTTCCCGCGCTCGCGAAAGCGGGGATTTCGGTCCTGCTGGAGCGGGGGGCCGGGGTCCGGGCAGGCTTCCCGGACGAGGAGTATTCCGGGAAGGGGGGAACCATCGCGAGCCGCCGGGAGGAGCTGTTCGGAACCGCCGACGCGATCCTCCAGGTCCTGGCGCTCGACGCGAACCGTCCCGCGGGCAGGGACGACCTCGACCGGATGCGCCCGGGGCAGATCCTCGTCGGGATGGCCGACCCCCTCTCCGCTCCCGAGGGGATCCGGGAAGCGGCGTCCCGGAACGTCTCGGTCTTCGCCCTCGAGCTGCTTCCCCGGATCTCCCGCGCGCAGTCGATGGACGTCCTCTCCTCGATGGCCACCGTCGCGGGCTACAAGGCGGTGTTGCTGGCCGCGGATGCGCTCCCCCGCTTCTTCCCCCTGCTCATGACCGCCGCGGGAACGGTCAGTCCCGCGCGGGTCCTCGTCCTGGGGGCGGGGGTGGCCGGCCTGACGGCGATCGCCACGGCGCGCAGGCTCGGCGCGCTGGTGGAGGCCTACGACGTCCGCCCCGCGGTGAAGGAGCAGGTGGAGAGCCTGGGCGCGAGATTTCTGGAGATTCCGCTTCCGCAGGGTGAGGCCGAGGACGCCGGAGGATACGCGAAGGAGGCCGGCGAGGAGTTCCTCCGGCGGCAGCGGGAGACGATGGCCGAGGCGGTATCCCGCAGCGACGTGGTGATCACCACCGCGCAGGTCCCCGGCCGGAAGGCCCCCCTCCTGGTCACCCGCCGGATGGCGGAGGCGATGGCTCCCGGCTCGGTGATCGTCGATCTGGCCTCCGAGCAGGGCGGGAACTGCGAGCTGACGCGCCCCGGGGAAATCGTGTCGGCCAACGGGGTGACCGTCCTGGGCCCGGTGAACCTCCCTTCGGAGCTCCCCTACCATGCCAGCCGGATGTATGCGAAAAACGTCTCCACCTTCCTCCTTCACCTTGTCCGGGACGGGAAGATCGTCCTCGACCTGACGGACGAGATCGTCCGGGGAACGCTGGCGGCGCACGGCGGAGAGGTGGTGCACCCTCGGGTCCGGGAGGCGCTGGGGCTGCCTCCGCTCGACTCCGCACCGGAAAGGACTCCGTGA
- a CDS encoding NAD(P) transhydrogenase subunit alpha, with amino-acid sequence MEVLIAGLSVFVLAVFVGFEVITKVPPTLHTPLMSGSNAISGITLVGAILSAGHQHTLLTTILGFAAVVFATINVVGGFLVTHRMLGMFRRKGKEE; translated from the coding sequence ATGGAGGTGCTGATCGCAGGCCTGTCGGTGTTCGTGCTCGCCGTATTCGTCGGCTTCGAAGTAATCACCAAGGTCCCCCCGACGCTGCACACCCCGCTCATGTCGGGGTCGAACGCCATCTCCGGGATCACCCTGGTCGGGGCCATCCTCTCCGCGGGGCACCAGCACACCCTGCTCACGACGATCCTGGGGTTCGCCGCAGTGGTCTTCGCCACGATCAACGTCGTGGGAGGCTTCCTCGTCACCCACCGGATGCTCGGGATGTTCCGGAGGAAAGGGAAGGAGGAATAG
- a CDS encoding NAD synthetase, whose protein sequence is MTGALTNLSYLAASVLFILGLKGLSHPRTAVRGNLLGALGMLIAVAVTLLDRQIVGFEVILAGILAGSAVGAIFAVKVSMTAMPQMVAIFNGFGGAASVLVAGASLLETGRAMGAPSPVFSVAVAATGIIGSVTFFGSLVAFGKLQGWIPERAILFPGQQAVNAALGLACLALGAWLVLDPGNPAAYLALSGAASVLGILLVLPIGGADMPVVIALLNSYSGLAGAATGFVLSNHVLIIAGSLVGASGIILTRIMCRAMNRSLGNVLFGIGGTIGTGPAPGEEIYEGRVKAATAEEVAMVFDAARRVTVVPGYGMAVSQAQHAVRDLANLLASRGVEVEFAIHPVAGRMPGHMNVLLAEANIPYDRLKEMEEANPGFSQADVALVIGANDVVNPLARTDPESPIAGMPILDVDKARTVVVVKRSLSPGFAGIPNPLFAADNTLMFFGDAKKAILDLIAALKGS, encoded by the coding sequence GTGACCGGCGCGCTGACCAACCTCTCCTACCTCGCCGCCTCGGTCCTCTTCATCCTCGGCCTGAAGGGGCTCTCCCACCCCCGGACCGCCGTGCGGGGAAATCTGCTGGGGGCGCTCGGGATGCTGATCGCCGTGGCGGTCACCCTGCTGGACCGGCAAATCGTCGGCTTCGAGGTGATCCTCGCGGGCATCCTGGCCGGCTCCGCCGTCGGCGCCATCTTCGCCGTGAAGGTCTCGATGACGGCGATGCCGCAGATGGTCGCCATCTTCAACGGGTTCGGCGGCGCCGCCTCGGTCCTGGTGGCGGGGGCGAGCCTCCTGGAGACGGGCCGGGCCATGGGCGCGCCCTCCCCCGTCTTCTCCGTGGCGGTTGCGGCGACCGGAATCATCGGCTCCGTCACCTTCTTCGGATCGCTCGTGGCCTTCGGCAAGCTGCAGGGATGGATCCCGGAGCGGGCGATCCTCTTTCCCGGACAGCAGGCGGTCAACGCCGCGCTGGGCCTTGCCTGCCTCGCGCTGGGGGCCTGGCTCGTGCTGGATCCCGGGAATCCGGCCGCCTACCTGGCCCTTTCGGGGGCCGCCTCGGTGCTGGGAATCCTGCTCGTGCTTCCGATCGGGGGGGCGGACATGCCCGTGGTGATCGCCCTGCTGAACTCCTACTCCGGGCTCGCGGGGGCGGCCACCGGCTTCGTCCTTTCGAACCATGTCCTCATCATCGCCGGGTCGCTGGTCGGGGCTTCCGGGATCATCCTCACGCGGATCATGTGCCGTGCGATGAACCGCTCCCTGGGGAACGTGCTCTTCGGCATCGGGGGGACGATCGGGACGGGCCCCGCCCCGGGGGAGGAGATCTACGAGGGGCGGGTCAAGGCGGCGACCGCCGAGGAGGTGGCGATGGTGTTCGACGCGGCCCGCCGCGTGACCGTCGTGCCGGGCTACGGGATGGCGGTCTCCCAGGCGCAGCACGCCGTCCGGGACCTGGCGAACCTGCTGGCGTCGCGCGGGGTGGAGGTCGAGTTCGCGATCCACCCGGTCGCCGGGCGGATGCCGGGCCACATGAACGTCCTCCTCGCGGAGGCGAACATCCCCTACGACCGGCTCAAGGAGATGGAGGAGGCCAACCCCGGCTTTTCCCAGGCGGACGTCGCCCTGGTGATCGGGGCGAACGACGTGGTGAATCCGCTCGCCCGGACCGACCCGGAGAGCCCGATCGCCGGCATGCCGATCCTGGACGTGGACAAGGCGAGGACGGTAGTGGTCGTCAAGCGCTCCCTCTCCCCCGGGTTCGCCGGGATTCCGAACCCGCTCTTCGCGGCCGACAACACCCTCATGTTTTTCGGGGACGCCAAAAAGGCGATCCTCGACCTGATCGCCGCGCTGAAAGGCAGCTGA
- a CDS encoding acetolactate synthase small subunit: MKRKKRNTILAFAHNRPGVLYKLLSLVRKKRYNVETITVGHTHVDGVTRMTISFSHEEEGKIEQIVRQVEKITEIPQVEDVTHANVVNRELVLLKVKARPADRVHVTATAQIFGGKVIYVAPGHIIVEITGKQDNIESAIALFQEFGILGIARTGATVMHREEEEMGLDRIVLPRISAHRNT, from the coding sequence ATGAAGCGGAAAAAGCGGAACACGATCCTGGCCTTCGCCCACAACCGGCCGGGCGTCCTGTACAAGCTGCTCTCCCTGGTCCGGAAGAAGCGGTACAACGTCGAGACGATCACGGTCGGCCACACCCACGTCGATGGGGTCACCCGGATGACGATCTCCTTCTCCCACGAGGAGGAGGGGAAGATCGAACAGATCGTCCGGCAGGTCGAGAAGATCACGGAGATCCCGCAGGTCGAGGATGTCACCCACGCGAACGTGGTCAACCGCGAGCTGGTGCTGCTGAAGGTCAAGGCCAGGCCCGCAGACCGGGTGCACGTCACGGCCACCGCGCAGATCTTCGGGGGGAAGGTGATCTACGTCGCCCCCGGCCACATCATCGTCGAGATCACGGGGAAGCAGGACAACATCGAGAGCGCCATCGCGCTGTTCCAGGAGTTCGGGATCCTGGGGATCGCCCGGACCGGGGCGACGGTCATGCACCGGGAGGAGGAGGAGATGGGGCTCGACCGGATCGTCCTTCCCCGGATTTCGGCTCACCGCAATACATAA